In Dyadobacter sp. NIV53, a single window of DNA contains:
- a CDS encoding pyridoxal-dependent decarboxylase, with the protein MNLVLKNDLNLLSDILDEVKSSGIAYLNGLDLLPTSVSDQDIEEIQLLGTGHGTMKSLEIFKENYQKLIVASSGPRYLGFVIGGTTPAAIAGDWLTSIFDQNPQSLKGAGDISAQIEMETIRLLLELFNLPAQFNGGFVSGATMANFTGLAVARQWAGVSLGMDIALEGMTSEIVVLGPTPHSSVFKALSMLGFGSSNVVKINSLSGREALDISDLESKLIQYSGKPVILNCSAGTVNTVDFDDIRAIVELKKKYNFWLHIDAAFGGFAACSPSQKYLLNGWEHADSITIDCHKWMNVPYDSAIILTKKEHHTLQTQTFQNSNAPYLGDPETDFSYLNFLPENSRRFRALPAWFSLMAYGREGFQSIVENSISNAQNFGSYLDKSDALELKAPVRLNVVCFGLKRSGEKTAEFLSVLNSRGKVFMTATLLDGKLCIRAAFVNYRTTQADIAIVIEELEAVCIQLF; encoded by the coding sequence ATGAATTTGGTATTAAAAAATGACCTGAATTTGCTGTCGGATATTTTAGATGAAGTAAAAAGCTCAGGTATTGCTTATTTGAATGGATTGGATCTGCTTCCCACTTCCGTTTCAGACCAGGATATAGAAGAAATTCAGTTACTGGGTACAGGTCATGGAACAATGAAGAGTCTTGAAATATTTAAAGAAAATTATCAGAAACTCATTGTTGCCAGTTCCGGTCCAAGGTATTTAGGTTTTGTAATTGGAGGAACTACACCAGCAGCCATTGCCGGAGACTGGCTTACTTCTATTTTTGACCAAAATCCGCAAAGTTTAAAAGGAGCAGGTGATATTTCTGCTCAAATAGAAATGGAGACGATACGGCTCTTACTTGAATTATTTAATTTGCCCGCTCAGTTTAATGGTGGTTTTGTGAGCGGCGCAACAATGGCAAATTTTACCGGATTAGCGGTTGCCCGGCAATGGGCTGGAGTTAGTTTAGGAATGGACATTGCATTGGAAGGAATGACTTCCGAAATAGTGGTACTTGGTCCAACACCACATTCTTCCGTTTTTAAAGCACTTTCTATGCTTGGATTTGGAAGTAGTAATGTGGTTAAAATAAATTCGTTATCTGGTAGGGAAGCCTTAGATATCAGTGATCTGGAATCAAAACTTATACAGTATTCCGGTAAGCCGGTTATTCTGAATTGTAGCGCTGGAACAGTAAACACGGTTGATTTTGACGATATCCGTGCAATTGTTGAATTAAAGAAAAAATACAATTTCTGGCTTCATATTGATGCCGCTTTCGGAGGATTTGCAGCTTGTTCACCGTCTCAAAAATATTTACTAAATGGTTGGGAACACGCTGACAGTATCACCATTGACTGTCACAAATGGATGAATGTACCGTACGACAGTGCCATCATACTGACGAAAAAAGAACACCATACATTACAAACCCAGACATTTCAGAATTCAAACGCACCTTATCTGGGAGACCCCGAAACCGATTTTTCTTATCTGAATTTCCTGCCTGAGAATTCCCGCAGATTTCGTGCATTGCCGGCGTGGTTCAGTTTAATGGCGTATGGCAGGGAAGGTTTTCAATCGATTGTTGAAAACAGTATATCCAATGCACAGAATTTTGGCAGTTATCTGGATAAAAGCGATGCATTAGAGCTAAAAGCACCGGTTCGTCTAAATGTAGTTTGTTTTGGATTAAAAAGATCAGGGGAGAAAACGGCGGAATTTCTATCTGTACTTAACTCCCGGGGAAAAGTATTTATGACTGCAACCTTGCTTGATGGGAAGCTGTGCATTCGGGCAGCATTTGTAAATTATCGTACAACCCAGGCGGATATTGCCATCGTGATTGAGGAACTGGAAGCTGTCTGTATACAATTGTTTTGA
- a CDS encoding ParA family protein — protein sequence MKIISIVNNKGGVGKTTSAQSIAAGLNKFANARVLVIDLDAQASLTKSFGIAHAGLKKDSGSFITGEYEFDEIVKRVGEIDILPGSAEMIHREDTIKSAPIFPFNLRIALEKVKDRYDFVIIDCPPALYGNTRLALVSCHQYYVPLQAEFLSYEGLRNFLVYSAEIKKSVHQPILAEYSQHGIILK from the coding sequence ATGAAAATAATAAGTATTGTCAACAACAAAGGTGGTGTAGGAAAAACAACTTCTGCTCAAAGCATAGCTGCCGGTCTTAATAAATTTGCCAATGCGCGCGTACTTGTAATCGACCTCGACGCGCAGGCCAGTCTCACAAAAAGTTTTGGCATTGCGCATGCAGGGCTAAAAAAAGACAGTGGCTCATTTATAACAGGTGAATATGAATTTGACGAGATCGTTAAAAGAGTTGGTGAAATTGATATATTGCCGGGTTCAGCAGAAATGATTCACAGGGAAGATACTATCAAATCAGCTCCGATATTTCCTTTTAATTTAAGGATTGCACTTGAAAAAGTAAAAGACCGCTATGACTTCGTGATCATAGATTGCCCTCCGGCACTATATGGAAATACACGGCTTGCGCTGGTATCATGCCACCAATATTATGTCCCGCTTCAGGCTGAATTTCTTAGTTATGAAGGTTTGCGTAATTTCCTTGTCTATTCTGCCGAAATAAAAAAATCAGTCCATCAACCAATCTTGGCGGAGTATTCGCAACACGGTATAATCCTAAAATAA
- a CDS encoding YciI family protein → MEKFLLLIREDVKKESGLSEEEFNKNIETMTRWVENLAETGNYISGEPLKPEGKYVGNEHIISDGPFIEAKEAISGYVFIRAENIDQAASIAKTCPEVIDGRIVIEVRPIIEMEKNV, encoded by the coding sequence ATGGAAAAATTTTTGTTGTTGATTAGGGAAGATGTAAAAAAAGAAAGTGGGTTAAGCGAAGAAGAATTTAATAAAAATATAGAAACCATGACGAGGTGGGTAGAAAACCTGGCCGAAACAGGCAACTACATAAGCGGTGAACCACTGAAACCTGAGGGAAAATATGTAGGCAACGAACACATTATTTCTGATGGCCCTTTTATTGAGGCTAAAGAAGCTATCAGTGGATATGTGTTTATCCGGGCCGAAAATATTGATCAGGCTGCGTCCATTGCAAAGACCTGCCCGGAAGTTATAGATGGCAGAATTGTAATTGAAGTTCGTCCAATCATTGAAATGGAAAAAAATGTGTGA
- a CDS encoding MFS transporter has translation MSEKESKGFTRYQTFIIVLLATLQFTVVLDFMVLSPLGAILLKELSISTVQFGLVVSAYAFSAGASGLLAAGFADKFDRKKLLLFFYTGFVVGTFLCGLAPTYNFLLMARIFTGIFGGVIGSISFAIITDIFALEFRGRVMGFVQSAFALSQVIGIPLGLYLANLYNWHAPFLLIIGLAVIIGIIIFIYLKPINEHLKIQSGQNAFFHLTNVISKPQYLRAFAATTLLATGGFMLMPFGSAFGVHNLGISMSQLPFLYMVTGICMLGFGPLTGLLSDKIGKYKMFIIGSVIASVMTLIYCNLSVTPLWIILVLNVLLFVGISARMISASALMTAVPEPQDRGAFMGVNSSVQQIAGGIASLIAGLIVTETSTGYIENYPLLGNVVVGAIIITIFLMYGIHKYVAAKLASVPTSIVSTEVI, from the coding sequence ATGTCGGAAAAAGAATCAAAAGGTTTCACCCGTTACCAGACATTCATCATTGTATTATTGGCAACACTGCAATTCACTGTTGTATTGGACTTTATGGTATTGTCACCATTGGGAGCCATCTTATTAAAGGAACTCTCTATTTCAACTGTCCAGTTTGGACTGGTAGTTTCTGCTTACGCATTTAGTGCAGGAGCCTCCGGACTTTTAGCAGCAGGATTTGCTGACAAATTTGACCGAAAAAAACTGTTGTTATTTTTCTATACCGGTTTTGTAGTCGGCACTTTTCTGTGCGGGCTCGCTCCTACTTACAACTTTCTGCTTATGGCGAGAATTTTCACCGGAATTTTCGGAGGAGTGATTGGATCCATTAGCTTCGCCATCATTACCGATATTTTTGCACTCGAATTCCGTGGGAGAGTGATGGGTTTTGTTCAATCAGCATTTGCGCTAAGTCAGGTAATTGGTATACCATTAGGCCTCTACCTTGCCAATTTATACAACTGGCATGCACCGTTTTTACTGATCATAGGACTGGCTGTTATTATTGGAATAATTATATTCATATACTTAAAACCAATTAACGAACACTTAAAAATTCAGTCCGGACAAAACGCCTTTTTTCACCTTACAAATGTTATTTCCAAGCCACAATACCTTCGCGCGTTTGCTGCAACTACCCTGCTTGCTACCGGCGGATTTATGCTTATGCCATTTGGGAGTGCATTTGGCGTTCACAATTTAGGTATATCCATGTCTCAATTACCATTCTTATATATGGTTACAGGTATATGTATGTTAGGATTTGGCCCGCTGACCGGATTATTAAGTGATAAGATCGGCAAGTACAAAATGTTCATCATAGGTTCCGTTATTGCTTCAGTTATGACACTCATTTACTGTAATCTGAGTGTAACTCCGTTATGGATTATACTTGTTCTGAATGTACTTTTATTTGTCGGAATCAGTGCCCGTATGATCTCTGCATCTGCATTGATGACTGCCGTTCCGGAACCTCAGGACCGTGGTGCTTTTATGGGTGTAAACTCTTCAGTTCAGCAAATTGCAGGTGGAATTGCATCATTAATTGCCGGATTAATTGTAACCGAAACGAGTACAGGTTATATTGAAAATTATCCATTGCTTGGAAATGTTGTCGTTGGAGCGATCATTATTACCATATTTCTAATGTATGGTATTCATAAATATGTGGCAGCAAAACTTGCCAGTGTACCAACCTCAATTGTTTCAACAGAAGTTATTTAA
- a CDS encoding DinB family protein — protein MVIIEPIERLQYLYGAIPPLLQQISEEEFAFKPTPTIWSKKEILGHLIDSATNNHQRFVRIQYENEPVIFYDQNQWNILSNYNQLDTNHLINFWAIYNQHIIDIIKVIPSENLQRNGMGKDGQNFPLHFYINDYVSHLEHHLRQILAY, from the coding sequence ATGGTTATTATAGAGCCCATCGAAAGACTGCAATACTTATACGGCGCAATTCCACCTTTACTACAACAAATTTCTGAAGAAGAATTTGCATTTAAACCTACTCCCACCATATGGAGTAAAAAGGAAATACTGGGTCATTTGATAGATAGTGCTACAAATAATCACCAGCGATTTGTCAGGATCCAATACGAAAACGAGCCTGTAATATTTTATGATCAGAATCAATGGAATATACTTAGCAACTACAATCAGCTGGACACCAATCATTTAATTAACTTCTGGGCAATTTACAATCAACACATTATTGATATTATTAAGGTTATTCCTTCTGAAAACCTACAAAGAAATGGGATGGGTAAAGACGGACAAAATTTTCCACTTCATTTTTATATCAATGATTATGTCAGTCATTTAGAACATCATTTAAGACAAATACTTGCCTACTAA
- a CDS encoding heavy metal translocating P-type ATPase, which yields MNINNPENKVVVKDHCCDHDAPIIVTKHVHEHHDHEEHNHGDDDHDHDHGGDDNVNLLSSRWPLWISLLILSVFLVLNFGFGIKINRYVEIGFMLSAYILAGHKTIDMAFRKIKRGDLFNEFTLMTIATLGAFYIGEFSEGVAVMIFYEIGELFQDLAVTRSKRSIKALLDIRPDSVTVIRDLKNTTVLPENVKVGETILVKAGEKVALDGTLVSLSGTFNTAALTGESKPDVKRQNEPVLAGMINTDKSVEITVTALFKDSKLSRILEMVQEATARKAPTQLLISRLAKIYTPIVFGLAVAIILLPLFIVPNYDFQQWLYRGMVFLVIACPCALTISIPLGYFGGIGLASRNGILVKGSNFLDIVTKIDTVVTDKTGTLTKGVFNVQKVETNIDKTDFLTKTASLESYSTHPVARAIVHYAEKVILNKPQDVEEISGHGLKGTVNQETVLAGNLKLLQKFEVKYPAELDAIVETIVVVAINGNYSGYITISDEVKEDSAQAIAELKKMGIETIMLSGDKSAVTSEIAQQLHIDQSYGDLLPEGKVKIVQDLKDKGRKIIFVGDGVNDAPVIALADVGIAMGGLGSDATIETADIVIQNDQPSKIVSAIKAGRITKSIVYQNISIAMGIKVLVMVLGAGGIATLWEAVFADVGVALLAILNAFRIQGKKI from the coding sequence ATGAATATTAATAATCCTGAAAATAAAGTAGTTGTTAAAGATCATTGCTGCGACCATGATGCTCCAATTATTGTAACAAAACATGTACATGAGCATCATGATCACGAGGAACATAACCATGGAGACGATGATCATGACCATGATCATGGAGGAGATGATAATGTTAATCTTTTAAGCAGTCGCTGGCCATTATGGATCAGTTTATTGATTCTCAGCGTCTTCCTGGTTCTTAATTTTGGATTTGGAATAAAGATCAACCGTTATGTAGAAATTGGATTTATGTTATCAGCCTATATTCTGGCCGGGCATAAAACCATTGATATGGCGTTCAGAAAGATTAAACGAGGAGATTTGTTTAATGAATTTACACTGATGACAATTGCAACGCTGGGTGCATTTTACATTGGTGAGTTTAGCGAAGGTGTAGCGGTAATGATCTTTTACGAAATCGGAGAATTGTTTCAGGATCTTGCTGTAACACGCTCAAAGCGTTCAATTAAAGCACTTCTGGACATCCGGCCTGATAGCGTTACTGTTATCAGGGATCTTAAAAACACGACAGTTTTACCAGAAAATGTAAAGGTAGGAGAAACAATTCTGGTAAAAGCTGGTGAAAAAGTAGCGTTGGATGGTACACTGGTTTCCCTATCCGGAACTTTTAATACAGCCGCATTAACAGGAGAATCTAAACCTGATGTAAAAAGGCAGAATGAACCCGTTCTGGCAGGAATGATTAACACCGATAAATCAGTTGAAATTACAGTTACGGCATTATTTAAGGATTCAAAATTGTCGCGTATCCTGGAAATGGTTCAGGAAGCAACAGCCAGAAAAGCACCTACACAATTATTAATCAGCAGATTAGCGAAAATTTATACACCTATTGTGTTTGGCCTCGCTGTTGCAATCATTCTTTTACCCTTGTTTATTGTGCCCAATTATGATTTTCAGCAATGGCTCTATCGTGGCATGGTTTTCCTGGTTATTGCCTGCCCATGCGCGTTAACTATCTCTATTCCATTGGGGTATTTTGGTGGAATTGGTCTTGCTTCCAGAAATGGGATTTTAGTTAAAGGCTCTAACTTTCTGGATATTGTAACGAAAATAGATACTGTTGTCACAGACAAAACGGGTACGTTGACTAAGGGGGTTTTTAATGTTCAAAAAGTAGAAACGAATATTGACAAGACCGATTTTTTGACCAAAACCGCATCACTTGAAAGTTATTCAACACACCCGGTTGCCAGGGCAATTGTACATTATGCTGAAAAGGTAATTCTGAATAAACCTCAGGACGTGGAAGAAATTTCCGGACACGGCTTGAAAGGTACTGTGAACCAGGAAACGGTGTTGGCCGGAAATCTCAAATTACTTCAAAAATTTGAGGTAAAATACCCTGCGGAATTAGATGCAATTGTTGAAACAATTGTCGTGGTAGCTATCAATGGAAATTATTCAGGCTACATCACGATTTCAGACGAGGTAAAGGAAGATTCGGCACAGGCAATTGCAGAGCTTAAAAAGATGGGAATTGAAACCATTATGCTGTCTGGCGATAAGTCAGCAGTAACTTCCGAAATAGCACAGCAATTACATATTGATCAATCCTATGGCGATTTGCTGCCTGAAGGAAAGGTTAAAATTGTACAGGATTTAAAAGATAAAGGCCGGAAAATTATATTTGTCGGAGACGGAGTGAATGATGCGCCCGTTATCGCATTAGCTGATGTCGGAATTGCAATGGGTGGCCTCGGTTCCGACGCTACCATTGAAACTGCTGATATCGTGATCCAGAATGACCAACCCTCAAAAATCGTTTCTGCAATAAAAGCTGGCAGGATTACAAAGAGTATAGTCTACCAGAATATTTCCATCGCAATGGGTATTAAAGTTTTGGTGATGGTTCTTGGAGCTGGCGGAATTGCTACGTTGTGGGAAGCAGTATTTGCAGACGTAGGTGTGGCATTGCTGGCTATTTTAAATGCTTTCCGGATTCAGGGAAAGAAGATATAA
- a CDS encoding sugar phosphate isomerase/epimerase: MNRRESLSSILAVTGAGILPAEIVKEKNSSFVYSLNMSTLRGHQLGFRKELEVAAQAGYKSVEIWINTLQDFLKTGATLPEAKRIIDDLGLKVEDAIGFATWIVDDETARAKALDQLKMEMDQLAQIGCPRIAAPPMGATTGVSLDLAKVAERYRTILELGDKTGVVPHLELWGFSKNLSRVGEILYVAAEASHPSARLLMDVYHLHRGGSGLESVKLVGKPLIEIFHMNDYPATPPRETIADADRVYAGDGVAPLKDLLKTLKNPDKPVILSFEVFNKGYYSQDALLVAKTGLEKMKKVTAGI, translated from the coding sequence ATGAACCGACGCGAATCACTTTCTTCTATACTGGCCGTAACCGGAGCCGGAATATTACCAGCCGAAATTGTTAAAGAAAAAAATAGTTCTTTTGTTTATTCTCTGAACATGAGCACATTGCGTGGTCATCAATTGGGGTTCAGGAAAGAGCTGGAAGTAGCGGCACAGGCTGGTTATAAATCAGTGGAAATATGGATAAATACTTTACAGGATTTCTTAAAAACCGGTGCTACTTTACCCGAAGCGAAACGTATCATTGACGATCTCGGATTAAAAGTAGAAGATGCAATAGGATTCGCTACCTGGATTGTTGATGACGAAACGGCCAGGGCAAAAGCGCTGGATCAGCTGAAAATGGAAATGGACCAATTGGCTCAAATTGGTTGTCCACGAATAGCGGCACCGCCTATGGGCGCGACTACCGGTGTTTCACTGGACTTGGCAAAAGTAGCAGAACGTTACAGGACTATCCTGGAATTAGGCGATAAAACAGGTGTTGTCCCTCATCTTGAATTGTGGGGATTTTCGAAAAACCTGAGCAGGGTAGGAGAAATACTCTACGTTGCGGCGGAAGCCTCACACCCTTCTGCACGATTACTTATGGATGTATATCATTTACACAGAGGTGGTTCGGGATTGGAAAGTGTGAAACTGGTAGGTAAACCGCTGATCGAAATTTTCCATATGAATGATTATCCGGCAACTCCGCCAAGAGAAACTATTGCGGATGCCGACCGGGTATATGCAGGAGATGGAGTGGCGCCTTTGAAAGACCTGCTCAAAACACTTAAAAATCCGGACAAACCTGTAATCCTTTCATTTGAGGTTTTTAATAAAGGTTATTATTCCCAGGATGCGTTGCTGGTTGCTAAAACAGGTTTGGAAAAAATGAAAAAAGTTACAGCTGGTATTTAG
- a CDS encoding YciI family protein, producing MEKFLLLIREDMEKLKVLPDEEFQACIHRMGQWVEELAETGNYVAAEPLRTIGRYVSKENVLSDGPFIEAKEAISGYFIINAENLEQAAAIAQTCPQVVNGNSVVEVRPILELDEENF from the coding sequence ATGGAGAAATTTTTATTGCTGATCAGGGAGGATATGGAGAAACTTAAAGTGCTGCCGGATGAGGAATTTCAGGCATGCATTCATCGTATGGGACAATGGGTGGAGGAACTCGCTGAAACCGGGAATTATGTGGCTGCCGAACCTCTGCGAACAATTGGAAGATACGTGAGTAAAGAAAATGTTCTTTCCGACGGGCCGTTTATTGAAGCCAAAGAAGCAATCAGCGGATATTTTATTATCAATGCTGAAAATCTGGAACAGGCAGCAGCTATTGCCCAGACTTGTCCTCAGGTTGTCAATGGCAATAGTGTTGTGGAAGTCAGGCCAATTTTAGAATTGGATGAAGAAAATTTCTGA
- a CDS encoding TetR/AcrR family transcriptional regulator, with translation MRIRDINKELVIREKAIEMIVNQGFDGLSMHKLAKSAGVSVATIYIYFKDREDLIQQLYTEETKKMADATLINFDPESHFDEGLKIQWMNRINYCVANPYSMTFMEQVKHSPLIDRSVIDRSFLDAMSKFVLYSYQTERIIATTY, from the coding sequence ATGAGAATCAGAGATATTAATAAAGAATTGGTTATCCGTGAAAAGGCCATTGAAATGATTGTGAATCAGGGCTTTGATGGACTAAGTATGCATAAGCTAGCTAAATCGGCCGGGGTATCCGTTGCTACAATTTACATCTATTTTAAAGACCGTGAAGATTTAATCCAGCAGCTTTACACAGAGGAAACAAAAAAGATGGCTGACGCAACGCTTATTAATTTCGATCCGGAATCGCATTTTGATGAAGGGCTGAAAATCCAGTGGATGAACCGGATTAATTATTGCGTGGCTAATCCTTACAGCATGACATTCATGGAGCAGGTAAAACATTCACCGCTGATTGACCGATCGGTCATAGACAGAAGTTTTTTAGATGCGATGTCAAAGTTTGTACTATACAGCTATCAAACGGAAAGAATTATTGCCACTACCTATTGA
- a CDS encoding pyridoxamine 5'-phosphate oxidase family protein: MGKRLDKITPDLQLFIENQKIFFVATAMCTGTVNLSPKGMDSFRILESNRVMWLNVTGSGNETAAHLLESDRITVMFCAYEGKPMILRLYGHGKVYHHHDEEWNTYIDLFPKLPGARQIIDISIDIVQTSCGMAVPFMDYKSERDELNKWACKKGDEGIQKYWEEKNTISFDGLETGIFDH, encoded by the coding sequence ATGGGCAAAAGACTTGATAAAATCACACCGGATTTGCAGTTGTTTATAGAAAATCAAAAGATATTCTTTGTTGCAACTGCCATGTGTACCGGAACTGTAAATCTTTCTCCAAAAGGTATGGATTCATTCAGGATACTGGAATCCAATCGTGTTATGTGGCTTAATGTAACAGGAAGCGGCAACGAAACGGCTGCACATTTGCTTGAAAGTGATCGTATCACAGTAATGTTTTGTGCCTATGAAGGCAAACCAATGATTCTGCGTCTGTATGGCCACGGCAAAGTCTATCACCATCACGATGAAGAATGGAATACTTATATAGATTTATTTCCCAAGCTGCCGGGTGCCAGGCAAATTATTGATATTTCGATTGATATTGTACAAACTTCTTGCGGAATGGCAGTGCCGTTCATGGATTATAAAAGTGAACGTGATGAACTAAATAAATGGGCCTGTAAAAAAGGAGATGAAGGGATTCAAAAGTATTGGGAAGAAAAAAACACGATAAGTTTTGACGGATTAGAGACAGGAATTTTTGATCATTAG
- a CDS encoding ParA family protein yields the protein MDSYIRDNIALSEAQASGMTIFDYAPNSNGAEDYYKLTKEILERINN from the coding sequence ATGGATTCGTACATTCGCGATAACATTGCGCTCTCAGAAGCGCAGGCTAGTGGAATGACAATTTTCGATTATGCTCCGAACAGTAACGGTGCCGAAGATTACTACAAGCTTACAAAAGAAATTCTTGAACGAATTAATAATTAA
- a CDS encoding YciI family protein, producing MQKFMLLIRQDLIGVSQMSKEEYQVRLDAMLEWVDELTQSGNFISAEPLLTTGKYVTKNSVISDGPFIEAKEAISGYFIVYAESIDHAVSLAQKCPQVITEDVVIEVRPIRSMEYRF from the coding sequence ATGCAAAAATTTATGCTGCTCATCAGACAGGATCTTATTGGAGTGAGCCAGATGTCTAAGGAAGAGTACCAGGTACGGCTAGATGCCATGCTCGAATGGGTCGATGAGCTAACCCAAAGCGGTAATTTTATTTCAGCTGAGCCATTACTGACAACCGGAAAATATGTAACTAAAAACAGCGTAATTTCCGATGGCCCTTTTATTGAGGCCAAGGAGGCCATAAGCGGCTATTTTATCGTTTATGCTGAAAGTATTGATCATGCGGTTTCTCTTGCTCAAAAATGCCCGCAGGTGATCACAGAAGATGTTGTGATAGAAGTCAGGCCAATCAGGTCAATGGAATACCGGTTCTGA
- a CDS encoding DUF1572 family protein, which produces MNCIEFKRLFVRELEKLRSEVELYHSDDQMWLVLPGTINSGGNLVQHLVGNLRTYIGLTLGDTAYIRNRDAEFGERLFTQENLLQEIELLKTILSNAIETITDETLQHEYPHEVLTIFPEQSISTVLTHLLMHLTWHTGQINYHRRYFETTKNEE; this is translated from the coding sequence ATGAATTGTATTGAATTTAAAAGGCTCTTTGTAAGAGAATTGGAAAAACTTCGGAGTGAAGTTGAATTATATCATTCAGATGATCAAATGTGGCTGGTCTTACCTGGCACGATCAATTCCGGTGGAAACCTGGTCCAGCATCTTGTTGGAAATTTGAGAACTTATATTGGTCTTACATTAGGTGACACTGCTTACATAAGAAACCGTGATGCGGAATTTGGCGAACGCTTGTTTACACAGGAAAATCTTTTGCAGGAAATTGAATTGTTAAAAACAATATTAAGCAACGCAATTGAAACGATTACAGATGAGACTTTGCAACACGAATATCCGCACGAGGTACTGACCATTTTTCCCGAACAAAGCATCAGCACCGTTCTGACACATTTACTGATGCACCTGACCTGGCATACCGGGCAAATTAATTATCACAGGAGATATTTTGAAACAACAAAAAATGAAGAATAA
- a CDS encoding RNA polymerase sigma factor, translating to MCEVTELVQQQVDRLYKSHYGKMVSSLLYFSQSIDVETAEDLVQDAFASALTHWPEEGIPANPAGWIFRVCRNKALNKIKQGEKVRGFFENEDFDAVEKEVSESPIDDQQLKLLFACAQQDFSPKVQVVITLKYVINLKVEAIAKILGMTIDGVDKLLLRARQKIRDENILFTEPDLYFLKYRLPIVHKIIYLIFNEGYKSSWGKEIIREELCEDALLMNKALLESGVGNKETAALHAMMLFNAARFKARFGNSGELLDLEEQDRSLWNKELIIYASKFLSQSQGGAISSYHYEASIAYLHCMAKDFKSTDWVSISKLYYQLLQNNLNPFVEMNYAIALYYSGQKEKAFDILYSLQQKPFLNQYYLLNAALGKLNFSEGNYTKAKSYLQATLHQTDSQLEKEYVQKFMAKSETQP from the coding sequence ATGTGTGAAGTTACTGAACTCGTACAACAGCAGGTAGACCGCTTGTATAAAAGCCATTACGGTAAAATGGTTTCGTCGTTGTTGTATTTTTCTCAAAGTATTGATGTAGAAACCGCCGAAGACCTGGTACAGGATGCATTTGCGTCGGCGCTGACCCATTGGCCGGAGGAAGGAATACCGGCAAATCCGGCAGGCTGGATTTTCAGGGTTTGCCGGAATAAGGCTTTAAATAAAATCAAACAGGGAGAAAAAGTCAGGGGTTTTTTTGAAAACGAAGATTTTGATGCTGTTGAAAAAGAAGTATCTGAATCTCCAATTGATGACCAGCAACTTAAATTATTATTTGCCTGTGCACAGCAGGATTTTTCTCCAAAAGTACAGGTTGTCATTACCTTAAAATATGTGATCAATCTCAAAGTAGAAGCAATTGCCAAAATTTTAGGTATGACTATTGACGGTGTTGACAAACTGCTTTTACGTGCACGGCAAAAGATAAGGGATGAAAATATTCTTTTTACCGAACCTGATTTATATTTTTTAAAATACAGGCTACCTATTGTTCATAAAATTATTTACCTCATTTTTAACGAAGGATATAAGTCTTCCTGGGGAAAGGAGATTATCAGGGAAGAGCTCTGTGAAGATGCATTACTGATGAACAAGGCACTTTTGGAAAGCGGAGTCGGTAATAAAGAAACGGCTGCGTTACATGCAATGATGCTGTTCAATGCTGCCAGATTTAAAGCCAGATTCGGGAATTCGGGCGAACTGCTTGATCTGGAAGAACAGGACAGGTCGTTGTGGAATAAGGAATTAATTATCTACGCATCCAAATTTTTATCACAGTCGCAAGGAGGGGCGATTTCGTCCTATCATTACGAAGCTTCAATTGCTTATCTGCATTGCATGGCAAAAGATTTTAAATCCACGGACTGGGTTTCTATCAGCAAATTGTATTACCAGCTTTTGCAAAATAACTTAAATCCGTTCGTGGAAATGAATTATGCAATTGCTTTATACTATTCCGGTCAGAAAGAAAAGGCATTTGATATTTTGTACAGTTTACAGCAAAAACCGTTTTTGAATCAATATTATCTGCTCAATGCAGCATTGGGGAAACTCAACTTCTCGGAGGGAAATTACACCAAAGCAAAATCCTACTTACAAGCAACACTGCACCAGACAGACTCACAATTAGAAAAGGAATATGTGCAAAAGTTCATGGCTAAATCAGAAACCCAGCCATGA